The following are encoded in a window of Toxoplasma gondii RH apicoplast, complete genome genomic DNA:
- a CDS encoding RNA polymerase beta chain (in frame UGA codons predicted to encode tryptophan), producing the protein MNFKIKTFFSIKSNKIFYTDFYFFLKKKLIILIKNIFPEYFNFNNKYKNWNLICLYDLLYFKVNNINFLDNVQYINSLIKIFLPLKFQNLKTNKVFFKNLLIFELPKYNSYNYCYLNGLKKIFISKYFTSNGIFFNKYLKRKYNIYYAKLLLTNSNFFNIILDLKLKQIYLSIKNLKFNFILFLYYLGIKNTDILKYSRYKNSKILKLLIFSALQTDLVNNKKIILKNLNYLKSIFKLTILNKNYKNFIISKDKLNYNYGDFSKNNLLIIDFIFILDLLLDLQSKKLCFKTIDHLDNKHINTIGNYFQHNFKFYLKKFISIIPNLIKLQKFSLLKVYNFKELLILNPLIQYLEQINSFSELMHKYKLNNYNSFSKGILNLREICLNQLGKLCLIDTTEGINCGLVVSFAKHIRIYKKGIIQVYFSSIFKNKTKEFLNFKTSLDQELYLIQFNNINLRKIKYLMNVRLVYNKNNFRIKFFSNKKSILLEFTDLFSFTENLIPFIKYNDPARCLMGAKMQSQSVPLLNKKKSFVITGYEKEIITKSDTTIKALQEGIVLNASSLKIHIKDLFNREIVYYLSKYKKSNQNTIIHQKPLVWNGERVFTNQLLTQHQDIIDSEFAIGNNLLFYYGNFCGYDFEDAVIVSKRVLYQQLFSSLHMDIYEFNFCYNNENDIEFSTLEIPKQSYYIKKNLDSLGIIKEGEKILTGSILLTKIKVAKPTYTYKSIFKLIYSIFGKTIRNIKDNSLYIQTGKSGRVSKIELFLVNISSRHKYKTYNNSYLKCRIFICKQRFLTVGDKLCGRYGNKGILSYIAENADLPFLQNSFYPDIIVGALGIPSRMNLGQLFEALVGKISFSYNIRILPSFTTSSNLYFNYLKILIYNFLMFNNFKKGFNWLYNFNLPGKFIIRDGRTGVKLKSSVLCGVSRYSKLIHLIKDKLHFRTTGPYTEILQQPLKGKKNLGGQRFGEMEIWALEAFGASYNLKEILNYKSDDCFARNNLKEYLLFRNTELQNSTITESFRVILKEFNGLILNLELFLITDDLEENYLNLTINY; encoded by the coding sequence ATGAATTTTAAAATAAAGACTTTTTTTTCAATTAAATCAAATAAAATTTTTTATACTGATTTTTATTTTTTTTTAAAAAAAAAATTAATTATTTTAATAAAAAATATATTTCCAGAATATTTTAATTTTAATAATAAATATAAAAATTGAAATTTAATTTGTCTTTATGACTTATTATATTTTAAAGTTAATAATATTAATTTTTTAGATAATGTACAATATATAAACTCTTTAATAAAAATTTTTTTACCATTAAAATTTCAAAATTTAAAAACAAATAAAGTTTTTTTTAAGAATTTATTAATTTTTGAATTACCTAAATATAATTCATATAATTATTGTTATTTAAATGGTTTAAAAAAAATATTTATTTCAAAATATTTTACTTCAAATGGTATATTTTTTAATAAATATTTAAAAAGAAAATATAATATTTATTATGCTAAATTATTATTAACAAATTCAAATTTTTTTAATATTATTTTAGATTTAAAATTAAAACAAATTTATTTATCTATTAAAAATTTAAAATTTAATTTTATTTTATTTTTATATTATTTAGGAATTAAAAATACAGATATTTTAAAATATTCTAGATATAAAAATTCTAAAATTTTAAAATTATTAATTTTTTCAGCTTTACAAACTGATTTAGTTAATAATAAAAAAATTATATTAAAAAATTTAAATTATTTAAAATCTATTTTTAAATTAACAATTTTAAATAAAAATTATAAAAATTTTATAATTAGTAAAGATAAATTAAATTATAATTACGGAGATTTTAGTAAAAATAATCTTTTAATTATTGATTTTATATTTATATTAGATTTATTATTAGATTTACAATCTAAAAAATTATGTTTTAAAACTATAGATCATTTAGATAATAAACACATTAATACAATAGGTAATTATTTTCAACATAATTTTAAATTTTATTTAAAAAAATTTATATCTATTATACCAAATTTAATCAAATTACAAAAATTTTCTTTATTAAAAGTATATAATTTTAAAGAATTATTAATTCTTAACCCATTAATTCAATATTTAGAACAAATTAATAGTTTCTCAGAACTTATGCATAAATATAAATTAAATAATTATAATTCTTTTTCAAAAGGAATTTTAAATTTACGAGAAATTTGTTTAAATCAATTAGGTAAATTATGTTTAATAGATACTACCGAAGGAATTAATTGTGGTTTAGTTGTTAGTTTTGCTAAACATATACGAATATATAAAAAAGGTATAATACAAGTTTATTTTAGTTCTATATTTAAAAATAAAACTAAAGAATTTTTAAATTTTAAAACATCTTTAGATCAAGAATTATATTTAATTCAATTTAATAATATTAATTTACGTAAAATAAAATATTTAATGAACGTTAGATTAGTATATAATAAAAATAATTTTAGAATTAAATTTTTTTCTAATAAAAAAAGTATTTTATTAGAATTTACAGATTTATTTTCATTTACAGAAAATTTAATTCCTTTTATTAAATATAACGACCCAGCAAGATGCTTAATGGGAGCTAAAATGCAAAGTCAATCAGTTCCATTATTAAATAAAAAAAAATCTTTTGTTATTACTGGATATGAAAAAGAAATAATAACTAAATCAGATACTACTATTAAAGCTCTACAAGAAGGAATAGTTTTAAATGCTTCTTCTTTAAAAATACATATTAAAGATTTATTTAATAGAGAGATAGTATATTATTTATCAAAATATAAAAAAAGTAATCAAAATACAATAATTCATCAAAAACCTTTAGTATGAAACGGTGAAAGAGTATTTACTAATCAATTACTAACACAACATCAAGATATTATAGACTCAGAATTTGCAATAGGAAATAATTTATTATTTTATTATGGTAATTTTTGTGGATATGATTTTGAAGATGCTGTAATTGTTAGTAAAAGAGTTTTATATCAACAATTATTCAGTTCTCTTCATATGGATATTTATGAATTTAATTTTTGTTATAATAATGAAAATGACATTGAATTTAGTACATTAGAAATCCCTAAACAAAGTTATTATATTAAAAAAAATTTAGATTCCTTAGGTATTATTAAAGAAGGTGAAAAAATTTTAACTGGAAGTATTTTACTAACAAAAATAAAAGTTGCAAAACCTACTTATACTTATAAATCTATATTTAAACTTATATATTCTATTTTTGGTAAAACAATTAGAAATATTAAAGATAATTCTTTATATATTCAAACAGGAAAAAGCGGTAGAGTAAGTAAAATTGAATTATTTTTAGTAAATATAAGTTCTCGTCATAAATATAAAACTTATAATAATAGTTATTTAAAATGTAGAATTTTTATATGTAAACAAAGATTTTTAACAGTTGGAGATAAATTATGTGGAAGATATGGAAATAAAGGAATTTTATCTTATATAGCAGAAAACGCTGATTTACCTTTTTTACAAAATTCTTTTTATCCAGATATTATTGTTGGTGCCTTAGGTATTCCATCTCGCATGAATTTAGGACAATTATTTGAAGCTTTAGTTGGGAAAATAAGTTTTTCTTATAATATTAGAATTTTACCTTCATTTACTACTTCTTCTAATTTATATTTTAATTATCTAAAAATTTTAATATATAATTTTTTAATGTTTAATAACTTTAAAAAAGGTTTTAATTGATTATATAATTTTAATTTACCAGGAAAATTTATTATTAGAGATGGAAGAACTGGTGTAAAATTAAAATCTTCGGTTCTTTGTGGAGTTTCTAGGTATTCAAAATTAATTCATTTGATTAAAGATAAACTTCATTTTAGAACTACAGGACCTTATACTGAAATTTTACAACAACCTTTAAAAGGTAAAAAAAATTTAGGAGGTCAACGATTTGGAGAAATGGAGATTTGGGCTTTAGAAGCTTTTGGAGCTTCATATAATTTAAAAGAAATTTTAAATTATAAATCTGATGATTGTTTTGCACGTAATAATCTTAAAGAATATTTATTATTTAGAAATACTGAACTACAAAATTCAACTATTACTGAATCTTTTCGCGTTATTTTAAAAGAATTTAATGGATTAATTTTAAATTTAGAATTATTTTTAATAACAGACGATTTAGAAGAAAATTATCTTAATTTAACTATTAACTATTAA
- the ycf24 gene encoding putative ABC transporter (in frame UGA codon predicted to encode tryptophan; similar to Plasmodium falciparum plastid genome ORF470), whose translation MKLYKYLYNKYNNNTDLFNTVRLIGGLNINMVNKLIFKQDNFIFLYIFRLNALSILNKFKQPDWCFYELPEFAFDDISYYSIPLNVYTNKNKYKSILSKLGLELKFSENLILDVIFDSVLLLNLTTFFLIKMGLFFLSFFQSIIFYPYLIFSYLGSIVSNTDNFFLTINSIIFNEGSFCFVMKDLNSNINLTTYFRTHSENFAQFERTLIVLSENSKLIYFEGCSAPMFLESQLHIAIVELFIKTKANLKYSTIQNWYRGNQLGEGGLYNFTTKRGFCMDKSFLNWIQIEIGSVITWKYPSTYLIGNKSFSNFFSLAMLSDYQVSDTGTKMLHIGKNTKSFILSKSLSFNFSFYTYRGLVTIFKTALNSYNYTECNSLLIGCNAFTATIPYTIINNFSAYINQEATISKLELDFLFFLLHRGLNLKSTLMILIYGYCYNICSKISFELELEVPLLIVARAQKLFY comes from the coding sequence ATGAAATTATATAAATATTTATATAATAAATATAATAATAATACAGATTTATTTAATACAGTAAGATTGATAGGAGGTTTAAATATTAATATGGTAAATAAATTAATTTTTAAGCAAGATAATTTTATTTTCTTATATATTTTTAGATTAAATGCTCTATCGATTTTAAATAAATTTAAACAACCTGATTGGTGCTTTTATGAATTACCTGAATTTGCTTTTGATGATATTTCTTATTATTCAATCCCTTTAAATGTTTACACTAATAAAAATAAATATAAATCAATTTTATCTAAATTAGGATTAGAATTAAAATTTTCAGAAAATTTAATTTTAGATGTAATATTTGATAGTGTATTATTATTAAATTTAACTACTTTCTTTTTAATTAAAATGGGATTATTCTTTTTATCTTTTTTTCAAAGTATAATATTTTATCCATATTTAATTTTTTCTTATTTAGGGTCGATTGTTAGTAATACAGATAATTTTTTTTTAACTATAAATTCTATTATTTTTAATGAAGGATCTTTTTGTTTTGTTATGAAAGATTTAAATTCTAATATTAATTTAACAACATATTTTAGAACTCATTCAGAAAATTTCGCTCAATTTGAAAGAACATTAATAGTTTTATCGGAAAATTCAAAATTAATTTATTTTGAAGGTTGTTCAGCTCCTATGTTTTTAGAATCTCAATTACATATAGCTATAGTTGAATTATTTATAAAAACAAAAGCTAATTTAAAATATTCTACAATTCAAAATTGATATAGAGGTAATCAATTAGGAGAAGGTGGTTTATATAATTTTACAACTAAACGGGGATTTTGTATGGATAAAAGTTTTTTAAATTGGATACAAATTGAAATAGGGTCAGTAATAACTTGGAAATATCCTTCTACATATTTAATAGGAAATAAATCTTTTAGTAATTTTTTTTCTTTAGCAATGCTTTCAGATTATCAAGTTTCTGATACTGGAACTAAAATGTTACATATTGGAAAAAATACAAAAAGTTTTATTTTATCTAAGAGTCTTTCTTTTAATTTTTCTTTTTATACTTATAGAGGTTTAGTTACAATTTTTAAAACAGCTCTTAATAGTTATAATTATACTGAATGTAATTCTTTATTAATAGGATGTAATGCTTTTACAGCTACAATACCTTATACTATTATTAATAATTTTTCAGCATATATTAATCAAGAAGCTACAATCTCTAAGCTTGAATTAGATTTTTTATTCTTTTTATTACATAGAGGGTTAAATTTAAAATCTACGTTAATGATTTTAATTTATGGTTATTGTTATAATATATGTTCTAAAATTTCTTTTGAATTAGAATTAGAAGTTCCTCTTTTAATTGTAGCAAGAGCACAAAAATTATTTTATTAA